In Dyadobacter sp. NIV53, a single window of DNA contains:
- the gatB gene encoding Asp-tRNA(Asn)/Glu-tRNA(Gln) amidotransferase subunit GatB, whose amino-acid sequence MTQTEINPSDISEEILNSYETVIGLEVHCQLLTESKLFASDRNLFGTEPNTNIGPLTLALPGTLPKVNKKAVEYAVRIGLACDCSISRRTIFDRKNYFYPDLPKGYQISQDKKPICENGGVTIATKGTDGKLVEKLIRFHHIHLEEDAGKSVHDGSETETLLDYNRAGTPLVEMVSEPDLRSADETGAFVTEIRRLVRYLGISDGNMEEGSLRCDVNVSIRKKGDTELGVKVEVKNMNSIRNMMRAITFETKRQISLLESGGRIQQQTRMFDVETGNTYGMRMKETMNDYRYFPDPDLSPIIISDEWLESIRSAMPALPKELRKKFTDIYGIPAYDALVLTDTKEIADYFEEVCAKTTLYKSASNWLMGPVKSYLNEHDGDILLFPVKPADLAALIELSESGLVSNSVATQKIFPVMLAEHGKSPKEIAVSNNWLQNSNTNELETLVDEVIASMPDKVAAYQKGKKGLLGLFVGEIMKKSNGTADPKLVNQLLAKKL is encoded by the coding sequence ATGACACAAACTGAAATTAACCCCTCTGATATAAGCGAAGAAATTTTGAATTCCTACGAGACCGTCATTGGCCTTGAAGTGCATTGTCAACTTTTAACTGAATCAAAATTATTTGCTTCGGATCGTAATCTTTTTGGTACAGAACCCAACACAAACATTGGCCCGCTAACACTGGCTTTGCCTGGAACGTTGCCAAAAGTTAATAAAAAAGCTGTTGAATATGCCGTTCGTATTGGCCTGGCCTGCGATTGTTCTATCAGCAGACGTACCATTTTTGACCGTAAAAATTATTTTTATCCTGATCTTCCAAAAGGTTATCAGATATCACAGGATAAAAAACCGATCTGTGAAAATGGCGGTGTTACCATTGCTACAAAAGGAACAGACGGGAAATTGGTCGAAAAACTAATCCGGTTTCATCATATTCACCTGGAAGAAGATGCAGGAAAATCGGTACACGATGGCAGCGAAACAGAAACGCTCCTGGACTACAACCGTGCGGGAACTCCGCTGGTAGAAATGGTATCTGAGCCGGATTTGCGATCTGCCGACGAAACAGGAGCATTTGTTACGGAAATCAGAAGATTAGTACGGTATCTGGGTATTAGTGACGGAAATATGGAGGAAGGTTCTTTGCGCTGTGATGTAAATGTATCCATCCGGAAAAAAGGTGATACCGAGCTGGGTGTGAAGGTTGAGGTTAAAAATATGAACTCGATCCGTAATATGATGCGGGCTATTACTTTCGAAACAAAAAGGCAAATTTCTTTACTTGAAAGTGGTGGAAGGATTCAGCAGCAAACGCGGATGTTTGACGTGGAAACCGGCAATACGTATGGAATGCGGATGAAGGAAACCATGAACGACTATCGTTATTTCCCTGATCCTGATTTGAGCCCGATCATCATTTCAGATGAATGGCTGGAAAGTATCAGGTCGGCTATGCCGGCATTGCCTAAGGAATTGCGTAAAAAATTTACTGATATATACGGAATTCCTGCTTACGATGCTCTCGTACTGACAGATACGAAAGAAATTGCAGATTATTTTGAAGAGGTTTGCGCTAAAACTACCCTATATAAATCGGCGTCAAACTGGCTGATGGGGCCGGTGAAATCTTATCTGAATGAACATGACGGTGATATATTGTTATTTCCGGTAAAACCTGCTGATCTGGCTGCCTTAATAGAATTGAGCGAATCAGGCTTGGTAAGTAATTCGGTTGCTACCCAAAAAATATTTCCTGTGATGCTGGCTGAACACGGCAAGTCACCAAAAGAAATTGCTGTTTCAAATAACTGGCTGCAAAACAGCAATACAAATGAGCTGGAAACGTTGGTAGATGAGGTAATTGCCTCTATGCCAGACAAGGTTGCCGCTTACCAAAAGGGTAAAAAGGGTTTACTTGGCTTATTTGTAGGTGAAATCATGAAAAAGTCAAATGGAACTGCTGATCCTAAACTGGTTAACCAACTTCTTGCTAAAAAGCTGTAA
- a CDS encoding TlpA disulfide reductase family protein, with amino-acid sequence MKGFNKNSLLVLILMMGFLTSMAQNIAPMEFTVNGKVKNGAKGEKVILFKSMANGTAIKLDSAQIAADGTFSIKGTENDRGSFFTLNIADRQKVVLLVEGGETMDLIADGFTKDSKGNSGKVMISGSKNMEFYAKIDELMSNFAGKVTVWNEEYAKAEEKKDSKKIQEIQQSYAAADAERLSVIRKLLPEMGTSLVAVFTANNFLTPDTDLPALKKLAEEYEKVKPTPTLAQGFIGQIKRIKGLAVGEEAPDFTLNDPEGKPVTLSSLRGKFVLIDFWASWCGPCRQENPNVVRMYDKFKDKGFSIYGVSLDKEANAWKAAIKKDNLSWVHGSDLKFWNSVVAQTYGVSAIPATYLLDKEGKIIAKNLRGPALETKLTELLGAQ; translated from the coding sequence ATGAAGGGATTTAATAAAAACAGTCTGCTGGTTCTTATTTTGATGATGGGCTTTCTGACTTCAATGGCTCAGAATATTGCTCCAATGGAATTTACCGTGAATGGTAAAGTTAAAAACGGGGCAAAAGGGGAGAAGGTTATTCTGTTTAAATCTATGGCTAATGGAACTGCTATAAAACTGGATTCCGCACAGATTGCCGCAGATGGCACGTTTTCCATAAAAGGGACTGAAAATGACAGAGGTAGTTTTTTTACGCTGAATATTGCTGATCGCCAGAAAGTTGTTTTGCTCGTTGAAGGAGGTGAAACAATGGATCTAATTGCGGATGGATTTACAAAGGACAGCAAAGGAAATTCCGGAAAAGTAATGATATCAGGTTCAAAGAACATGGAATTCTATGCTAAGATTGATGAACTGATGTCAAATTTTGCTGGCAAGGTGACTGTCTGGAATGAAGAATACGCAAAAGCGGAGGAAAAAAAGGATAGCAAAAAAATACAGGAAATACAGCAGTCCTATGCCGCTGCGGATGCTGAACGTTTAAGTGTGATCAGAAAGCTTTTACCTGAAATGGGCACTTCGCTGGTGGCTGTATTTACTGCGAATAATTTTTTAACACCTGATACTGATCTTCCGGCATTGAAAAAACTGGCGGAAGAGTATGAAAAGGTAAAACCTACACCAACTTTGGCACAAGGTTTTATTGGCCAGATCAAACGTATCAAAGGATTGGCAGTAGGCGAGGAAGCACCGGATTTTACTTTAAATGATCCTGAGGGAAAACCTGTTACACTTTCTTCACTACGCGGTAAATTTGTATTGATTGACTTCTGGGCTTCCTGGTGTGGCCCTTGCCGTCAGGAAAATCCTAATGTAGTGCGCATGTACGATAAATTTAAAGACAAAGGGTTTTCCATTTATGGTGTTTCACTGGATAAAGAAGCAAATGCCTGGAAAGCAGCGATCAAGAAAGATAATCTCAGCTGGGTACATGGTTCAGATCTGAAATTCTGGAATTCCGTAGTTGCCCAGACTTACGGTGTAAGTGCTATTCCAGCAACTTATTTATTAGACAAAGAAGGAAAAATTATTGCCAAAAATTTACGTGGCCCGGCTTTGGAAACAAAATTGACCGAACTTTTGGGTGCTCAATAA
- a CDS encoding NAD-dependent dehydratase codes for MINKDSKIDKKRISILGCGWLGFQLAKRLLQLDSTYKIKGSTTSPEKLELFENAGISGYLFDLNPDFSIENAVIESFFDTDSLIISIPPRLGKNEPGFHPQQIGAIIEAVKNSPVKEIIYISSTGIYPDLNRIVIEEDVVLPEQSAAPDMVKGENLLTALRPDKTVSIVRFGGLIGYERIPGKYVKNQKDMTTGSLPVNYIHPDDASEIIITMLENGVLNETFNIVAPLHPTRREIYESTCSQFGWEAPTFLQPKTGPNFKIISADKFAFVYNYKFKFPDPLQFYYELEEKQP; via the coding sequence ATGATCAATAAAGACTCAAAAATAGATAAAAAAAGAATAAGCATCCTTGGTTGCGGATGGCTTGGTTTCCAACTAGCTAAACGACTGCTGCAACTTGATAGTACATATAAAATCAAGGGTAGTACAACTTCCCCGGAAAAATTGGAGCTATTCGAAAACGCAGGAATTTCGGGTTATTTATTTGACCTGAACCCTGATTTTTCCATAGAGAATGCAGTTATTGAATCTTTTTTTGATACCGATTCTTTAATTATATCGATTCCTCCAAGATTAGGTAAAAATGAACCCGGCTTCCACCCTCAGCAAATTGGGGCGATTATAGAGGCAGTTAAAAATTCTCCGGTAAAAGAAATTATATACATCAGTTCAACCGGGATATATCCTGATCTGAACCGGATTGTGATAGAAGAGGACGTCGTTTTGCCGGAACAATCGGCAGCACCTGATATGGTAAAAGGCGAAAACTTATTGACTGCATTACGTCCTGATAAAACAGTTTCTATTGTAAGATTCGGTGGTTTGATAGGTTATGAAAGAATCCCAGGAAAATATGTAAAAAACCAGAAAGATATGACAACCGGCTCATTGCCTGTTAACTATATTCATCCGGATGATGCATCTGAAATTATCATCACAATGCTTGAAAACGGCGTGCTCAACGAAACATTCAATATCGTCGCACCGCTGCACCCTACCCGCCGCGAAATTTATGAAAGTACCTGTTCACAATTTGGGTGGGAAGCCCCTACTTTTCTGCAGCCAAAAACCGGGCCTAATTTTAAAATTATTTCCGCTGATAAATTTGCGTTTGTATATAATTACAAATTCAAATTCCCGGATCCTTTACAGTTTTATTACGAATTGGAAGAGAAACAACCGTAA
- a CDS encoding gliding motility protein, which translates to MSLFIFSCKTDNRQEIDTSSIQIGLSVENLDQELFACKSVSEVQIFLNKHPYLPALYFADSQIDTAQLAGHLYQILQNPGLQDFRNQVDSIIGDRNASIINPLKDAFKQIKHYYPGFKAPEIKFIITGFTGNDLYISDSLIIIGLDYFAGPTARFRPDVFDYQLRRYQKAYIVPSIIFFMSNKYNHTNAKDPTLLTEIVGYGKAYEFVKQVIPDAPDSLILGYSEENLRRTYNSQQDIWAFFITNKLLYEKNELKKQKYIGERPFTTEIGNQVPGGIGRWIGWRIVSSFMKENPDVTLPQLMQNDNAAEILQASGYKGQKDDEE; encoded by the coding sequence TTGTCATTATTTATATTTTCCTGCAAAACGGACAACAGACAGGAAATTGATACTTCTTCTATTCAAATCGGCTTATCTGTTGAAAATTTAGATCAGGAGCTTTTTGCGTGCAAATCAGTTTCTGAGGTGCAAATTTTTTTAAATAAACATCCCTATTTACCTGCATTATACTTTGCAGATTCCCAAATAGATACAGCTCAACTGGCCGGGCATCTTTATCAAATTTTACAAAATCCTGGTTTACAAGATTTCCGGAATCAGGTCGACTCCATTATTGGAGACCGGAATGCAAGTATTATAAACCCTTTAAAGGACGCATTCAAGCAAATTAAGCACTATTACCCCGGCTTTAAGGCACCTGAAATTAAGTTTATCATTACCGGTTTTACCGGAAATGATTTATACATATCTGATTCGCTGATTATTATCGGGCTCGATTATTTTGCAGGGCCCACTGCACGTTTTCGCCCGGATGTATTTGATTATCAGTTACGCAGGTACCAAAAAGCGTACATCGTTCCCTCCATTATTTTTTTTATGTCTAACAAATATAACCATACAAATGCCAAGGACCCCACGCTTCTTACCGAAATTGTGGGTTATGGAAAAGCATATGAGTTTGTAAAACAAGTAATTCCGGATGCGCCTGATAGTTTAATTTTGGGTTACTCGGAAGAGAATCTGAGACGGACTTATAATAGCCAGCAGGATATATGGGCGTTTTTTATTACCAATAAACTACTCTACGAAAAGAACGAATTAAAGAAACAGAAATATATTGGAGAACGTCCTTTTACGACGGAAATAGGAAATCAGGTTCCGGGTGGAATAGGCCGGTGGATCGGCTGGCGGATCGTGAGCAGTTTTATGAAGGAAAATCCTGATGTAACACTTCCTCAACTGATGCAAAATGACAATGCAGCAGAAATATTACAGGCATCAGGATATAAAGGGCAAAAGGACGACGAGGAGTAA
- a CDS encoding complex I subunit 1 family protein, with protein MPLTLIIFLLAVPGFVVVGVYLERKVSAFIQDRMGPMEVGKWGLLQLIADLLKLLQKEDIVPKAADRLLFLVAPIIIFVSAFAGFAVIPLAPGLSGSGAIVGVFFLLTIVSVDVVGLLMAGWGSNNKFALYGAMRAVAQIISYEVPLGLSILCVVMLSQSLDLQVISYQQGIYSTDTVYLFGMKKLGIDVTAVGGFLSWNVVRNPFLLLAYVIFFIASLAECNRAPFDLPEGESELVAGFHTEYSGMRWALFMLSEYGMMLLVSLLGAILFFGSWNTPFPNIGPLRLADWTSGEPGTWFGYISGVLWLLIKALMAVLVQMWVRWTLPRLRVDQLMYLGWKVLTPVGLVLFFISGIWRLAGIM; from the coding sequence ATGCCTTTAACTCTTATTATATTCCTTCTCGCTGTTCCCGGCTTTGTTGTAGTTGGTGTGTATCTTGAACGTAAAGTATCTGCTTTTATCCAGGATCGTATGGGACCGATGGAAGTGGGGAAATGGGGCTTATTGCAGCTTATTGCCGATCTTTTAAAATTACTTCAAAAGGAAGATATTGTTCCCAAAGCAGCTGACCGGCTTCTTTTTTTGGTTGCTCCGATTATAATTTTCGTTTCCGCTTTTGCTGGTTTTGCCGTAATTCCGCTGGCTCCCGGTTTGAGCGGTTCTGGCGCTATAGTTGGCGTTTTCTTTCTTTTAACAATTGTTTCTGTGGATGTGGTCGGGCTTTTAATGGCAGGCTGGGGTTCCAATAATAAATTTGCTTTATACGGAGCCATGCGCGCCGTTGCACAGATTATTTCTTACGAAGTCCCGCTTGGACTTTCCATATTATGTGTTGTGATGTTATCCCAATCACTGGATTTACAGGTAATCAGCTATCAGCAAGGCATTTATAGTACAGATACAGTTTACCTTTTTGGTATGAAAAAACTGGGTATTGATGTTACTGCTGTTGGTGGATTTCTCTCCTGGAATGTAGTTCGTAATCCGTTTCTGCTATTGGCTTATGTTATATTTTTTATTGCCTCCCTGGCCGAATGTAACCGTGCACCTTTTGACTTACCCGAAGGAGAATCGGAACTTGTAGCCGGTTTTCATACCGAATATTCGGGTATGCGCTGGGCATTATTTATGTTATCCGAATACGGGATGATGTTACTGGTTTCGCTTTTGGGCGCTATACTTTTCTTTGGCAGCTGGAACACGCCGTTTCCTAACATCGGCCCATTACGGCTTGCAGACTGGACAAGCGGAGAACCCGGAACCTGGTTCGGTTATATTTCAGGGGTGCTATGGTTGCTTATTAAAGCATTGATGGCAGTATTGGTACAAATGTGGGTGCGTTGGACACTTCCCCGTCTCCGGGTCGATCAGCTGATGTATCTGGGCTGGAAAGTTTTGACACCAGTTGGTTTGGTGTTGTTCTTTATTTCAGGAATCTGGCGGTTAGCTGGGATTATGTAG
- a CDS encoding DUF3299 domain-containing protein → MKYFRAILLVTLVTSLFAFVPANNHLGKAPVKLTWEILRDVTFKKKWYAEESIYMLHPTFGASVQKLKDQQVTITGYILPVDLDANLYVLSAFPFSACFFCGGAGPETVMTLNFKKNARKFKTDERLTLTGTLKLNADDIYQMNYILDKAEIADLP, encoded by the coding sequence ATGAAATATTTCCGGGCCATACTGCTAGTCACTCTTGTTACATCGCTCTTTGCATTTGTTCCTGCCAATAATCATTTAGGAAAAGCTCCTGTTAAACTTACCTGGGAGATTTTGCGGGATGTTACCTTCAAAAAGAAATGGTACGCGGAAGAATCTATTTATATGCTTCACCCAACATTTGGCGCAAGTGTGCAGAAATTGAAAGATCAGCAGGTTACTATCACCGGTTATATTCTTCCGGTAGATCTGGATGCGAATTTGTATGTTTTGTCTGCATTTCCTTTTAGCGCCTGTTTTTTCTGCGGCGGCGCGGGGCCTGAAACAGTAATGACTTTGAATTTCAAGAAAAATGCACGCAAATTCAAAACGGATGAACGTCTGACATTAACGGGCACATTGAAACTGAATGCTGATGATATTTATCAGATGAATTACATTCTTGATAAAGCGGAAATTGCAGATTTGCCCTGA
- a CDS encoding ABC transporter ATP-binding protein: MIISKNLKFSYSSQKHFNFPDIHCGDKETLLILGQSGKGKTTLLHLLALLLRPESGEIHIAGNEITTLSSSAITQIRAKNIGIIFQRPHFTGSLSVIDNILLPNYFSGQKQDKEKAQYLAEELGFADHLAKNTNQLSQGEQQRVSIARALMNNPNVILADEPTSSLDDNNCRKVIELLKKQSALIGASLVVVTHDQRLKDEFANQVFL, translated from the coding sequence ATGATTATCAGTAAAAATCTCAAATTTTCATATTCCAGCCAAAAGCACTTTAATTTTCCTGATATTCATTGTGGTGATAAAGAAACATTATTGATATTGGGGCAATCCGGAAAAGGGAAAACCACACTGCTTCACTTATTAGCACTTCTACTTCGGCCCGAATCAGGAGAAATCCATATAGCAGGAAATGAAATTACTACGCTTTCCTCTTCGGCGATTACACAAATCCGAGCTAAAAATATAGGTATTATTTTTCAGCGCCCCCACTTTACGGGTTCGCTTTCAGTAATAGATAATATATTACTGCCCAACTATTTTTCCGGACAAAAACAGGACAAAGAAAAAGCACAATATCTGGCGGAAGAGTTAGGTTTCGCAGATCATCTTGCCAAAAACACAAATCAGCTTAGTCAGGGAGAACAGCAGAGAGTTAGCATTGCACGGGCTTTGATGAACAATCCCAATGTAATACTGGCCGATGAGCCCACTTCCAGCCTGGATGATAATAATTGCCGGAAAGTAATTGAATTATTAAAAAAACAATCTGCGCTAATCGGTGCAAGCCTGGTTGTTGTAACGCATGATCAACGCCTGAAAGACGAATTTGCTAATCAGGTATTTTTGTAA
- a CDS encoding DUF6089 family protein, with the protein MLKYFGLRRVSGAFALVLTFGLLGLHEQADAQSRGIFVPYSTVGFGLGTANYYGDLAPYRTPLASTFKMMRWSIGGNYTRHFTPRLAARASFTYARIAGDDYIMNKSSKRETNIFYARNLSFRNDLKEFSIQGIYKLTPDNRSYDRRPQVGVYLFAGLALTAHNPKALDSLKGDWVKLQALGTEGQGNAGYEKPYSLVQFAIPFGIGARYKINSRFDISAELGFRKTFTDYLDDVHGNYADPALFTDSPAANKLSNRSGEQFAVRKGADRTEALKKFVQVNYNIDSSDPITTMKEQGFAAPGTARGNSPTQKDAYLIGMIHINYIIPSQIKCPPLR; encoded by the coding sequence ATGCTTAAATATTTCGGGTTAAGAAGAGTTTCCGGAGCATTTGCTCTCGTACTTACTTTTGGACTTTTAGGACTTCATGAACAGGCTGACGCGCAAAGCCGGGGAATTTTTGTTCCTTACTCTACCGTTGGCTTTGGATTGGGTACTGCCAATTATTATGGTGATCTGGCGCCTTACAGAACACCACTGGCTTCAACTTTTAAAATGATGAGATGGAGTATCGGAGGAAATTATACACGCCATTTTACACCTCGTTTAGCAGCCAGAGCAAGCTTTACATATGCCAGAATTGCAGGAGACGATTATATAATGAATAAGAGCTCCAAACGTGAAACAAATATTTTTTATGCCCGTAATTTAAGTTTCCGGAATGATCTGAAAGAGTTTTCTATTCAGGGGATTTACAAACTGACTCCTGATAACAGGAGTTACGACAGGCGTCCTCAGGTTGGGGTATATCTGTTTGCAGGTTTGGCATTAACGGCTCATAATCCTAAGGCGCTGGATTCTTTAAAAGGTGATTGGGTTAAATTACAAGCTCTTGGTACAGAAGGACAAGGTAACGCCGGTTATGAAAAACCATATTCACTGGTTCAGTTTGCAATACCTTTTGGAATCGGAGCACGTTACAAGATCAATTCACGCTTTGACATTTCCGCAGAATTGGGTTTCAGAAAAACTTTTACGGATTATCTGGATGATGTACATGGAAATTATGCTGATCCGGCTTTATTTACTGATAGTCCTGCGGCAAACAAATTATCCAACAGATCTGGGGAGCAATTTGCAGTCAGAAAGGGCGCTGACCGTACCGAAGCGCTGAAAAAATTCGTACAGGTCAATTATAATATTGATAGCAGTGATCCGATAACTACAATGAAAGAACAAGGTTTTGCCGCTCCCGGAACTGCACGCGGTAATAGCCCAACACAGAAAGATGCCTATCTGATCGGGATGATCCATATCAACTATATCATACCGTCACAGATAAAATGTCCTCCATTGAGATAA
- a CDS encoding DUF6089 family protein: MAGIYIFFLSAQTAFAQKIEVGAGVGGFNYKGDISPNFNFRFFRPGGSLFFRYNPSKALSLRAEVAAGGIGANDKYSKDAFQLVRNMSFKTSILEASAVAEYNFLNYEDRRFAINWTPYVFGGLGVSKFNPNIQTADYKTNTLVIPYGVGIKYQIRRPWNIGLEYGTRKTFTDYLDNLGGEPTSNNKLQQGDPSLKDTYYYVRFSVSYTFYRIFCP; this comes from the coding sequence GTGGCAGGTATTTATATTTTTTTCCTTTCCGCACAAACAGCTTTTGCTCAAAAGATTGAAGTTGGGGCTGGTGTAGGTGGTTTTAATTACAAAGGCGACATTTCTCCAAATTTTAATTTCCGGTTTTTCAGACCAGGTGGAAGCTTGTTTTTCAGGTATAATCCAAGCAAGGCGTTGTCGCTGCGTGCCGAGGTTGCAGCTGGCGGGATAGGTGCTAACGATAAGTATAGTAAAGACGCATTTCAGCTGGTCCGCAATATGTCCTTTAAAACCAGTATTTTGGAAGCCAGTGCGGTAGCCGAGTATAATTTTCTTAATTACGAAGACAGGAGGTTTGCCATTAACTGGACACCTTATGTTTTTGGAGGACTGGGAGTTAGTAAGTTTAATCCAAACATACAAACGGCTGATTATAAGACTAACACATTGGTGATCCCTTATGGTGTTGGTATAAAATATCAGATACGCCGTCCATGGAATATTGGGCTGGAATACGGTACAAGAAAAACTTTTACTGATTATCTGGATAATCTGGGTGGGGAACCAACATCAAATAATAAATTGCAGCAAGGGGATCCATCTCTTAAGGACACTTATTATTATGTCCGCTTTTCCGTTAGCTATACCTTTTACAGAATATTTTGTCCCTGA
- a CDS encoding DUF2911 domain-containing protein, with translation MKKALLIIFGIVFILVLAFFGFKQYTKSFSPQTSAEYNKDGIDIKVDYSKPAKKGRYIFGRQQDKALLPYGKVWRTGANEATVIEIKQGVSFAGKQIAAGKYSLWTIPNQGKWQVILNSQTGQWGTEYNDGKNVLKADIPIRIRPGVQELFTIYFEKKKTE, from the coding sequence ATGAAAAAAGCTCTCCTGATTATTTTTGGTATTGTCTTTATCCTGGTACTGGCTTTCTTTGGCTTTAAACAGTATACCAAATCTTTTAGCCCGCAAACCTCTGCAGAATACAACAAAGACGGGATAGATATAAAGGTGGATTATAGCAAACCTGCTAAAAAGGGCCGTTATATTTTTGGCAGACAGCAAGATAAGGCGCTGCTGCCTTACGGGAAAGTGTGGAGGACAGGGGCCAACGAAGCGACGGTTATAGAAATAAAACAAGGAGTTTCTTTTGCAGGGAAACAAATTGCAGCGGGAAAATACTCACTGTGGACTATTCCCAATCAGGGAAAATGGCAGGTTATACTAAACTCGCAAACAGGACAATGGGGAACTGAATATAACGATGGTAAAAATGTCCTTAAAGCTGACATTCCTATCAGGATCCGTCCAGGTGTTCAGGAACTTTTTACAATATATTTTGAAAAAAAGAAAACGGAGTAG
- a CDS encoding trypsin-like peptidase domain-containing protein, which yields MFVEAIEKVDQFTRPIHFILRYYTGSDIIPGTATLFFVNENGYAVTCRHVAKQILYANSIYENYIKFNGELRRFERDPGLNTQRKLLEAKYKINAETPIRILFNFVKCVSNHKSLTVHLHPSQDLAIIRFHDFESVQYQGFAHFLKDTRMVKQGKYLCRLGYPFPEFTNYRYNKENNDIEWIKEGRIHTPKFPIDGIVTRHIGDNNEITGIEMSTPGLRGQSGGPLFDTKGIIYGMQSSTRHLHLGFDQINREVTTEGHRKRVSNYPFLNVGQCVHVDVIKQFLREKNVSFYEADPAGSF from the coding sequence ATGTTCGTTGAAGCAATTGAAAAAGTAGATCAGTTTACCCGTCCAATCCATTTTATTTTACGCTACTACACAGGCAGCGATATTATTCCCGGAACTGCCACTTTGTTTTTTGTAAATGAAAATGGTTATGCAGTTACGTGCAGGCATGTGGCAAAACAAATTCTGTACGCCAATTCTATCTACGAAAATTATATAAAATTTAATGGGGAACTCAGGCGGTTTGAGCGTGATCCAGGCCTGAATACGCAGCGTAAGTTACTTGAGGCTAAATATAAAATTAATGCAGAAACGCCCATAAGGATTTTATTTAATTTCGTTAAATGCGTTTCTAATCACAAAAGCCTTACTGTACACCTTCATCCAAGCCAGGATCTGGCTATCATCCGGTTTCATGACTTTGAGTCAGTGCAGTATCAGGGTTTCGCCCATTTTTTGAAAGATACACGGATGGTTAAACAGGGCAAGTATCTTTGCCGGCTTGGCTATCCCTTTCCTGAGTTTACCAATTACCGCTACAATAAAGAAAATAATGACATTGAATGGATAAAAGAAGGGCGAATACATACACCCAAATTTCCTATTGATGGTATTGTGACCCGTCATATTGGTGATAATAATGAAATTACCGGAATTGAAATGAGTACACCCGGCTTACGCGGACAAAGCGGCGGGCCACTTTTTGATACCAAAGGAATAATTTACGGAATGCAAAGCTCAACCAGGCATCTGCATTTGGGTTTTGATCAGATCAACCGGGAAGTTACCACCGAGGGACACCGAAAAAGAGTGTCTAATTATCCGTTTTTAAATGTTGGCCAATGTGTACACGTGGATGTGATCAAGCAATTCCTGCGTGAAAAGAATGTATCTTTTTATGAAGCTGATCCTGCCGGATCATTTTAG
- a CDS encoding YjjG family noncanonical pyrimidine nucleotidase produces the protein MKYKHLFFDLDHTLWDFERNSSESLTEIYHNSSLTDHGVSSMELFIQSFLDINTRLWDDFDKGKLHHSYIRENRFKMVFAELGIACPPNHVEIGESYLNTLPTKKHLLEGALNALEYARSAGYRMHIVTNGFNDIQAKKISSSGISHFFENVITFESANAKKPDPGIFAYALQTANASTGECIMIGDNWVADIMGAKQFGLDTIYYNPAGLKFDDQPTYDIRRLEELMMIL, from the coding sequence ATGAAATACAAGCACCTTTTTTTTGACCTTGATCACACACTTTGGGACTTTGAACGTAACTCATCCGAATCTCTGACGGAAATATATCACAATTCGTCACTTACAGATCATGGAGTGAGCTCAATGGAATTATTTATTCAGTCCTTTCTTGATATTAACACCAGGCTTTGGGATGATTTTGACAAAGGAAAACTTCACCATAGTTACATACGCGAAAACCGGTTCAAAATGGTCTTTGCTGAATTAGGGATTGCATGCCCACCCAATCATGTAGAAATAGGAGAATCTTATCTGAACACATTGCCTACTAAAAAACATTTGCTCGAGGGTGCACTGAATGCTTTGGAATATGCAAGATCAGCAGGATACAGGATGCACATTGTTACGAACGGGTTTAATGACATTCAGGCAAAAAAAATCTCAAGCTCGGGGATCAGCCATTTTTTCGAAAATGTAATAACATTTGAAAGTGCCAATGCAAAAAAACCGGATCCGGGAATTTTTGCATATGCTTTACAAACGGCAAATGCCTCGACAGGAGAGTGTATTATGATTGGTGATAACTGGGTTGCTGATATTATGGGTGCCAAACAATTCGGGCTTGATACAATCTATTATAATCCAGCTGGCCTGAAATTTGATGATCAGCCTACCTATGACATCCGGCGGCTGGAAGAACTGATGATGATTTTGTAA